A DNA window from Chlamydia buteonis contains the following coding sequences:
- a CDS encoding type III secretion chaperone, with protein MLDNKWKAILGWGDQELEELRISGYIFLRQGHYHKAILFFEALVILDPLSIYDFQTLGGLYLQIGENAKALGILDQALRMQGDHLPTLLNKTKALFCLNRIDEASAIAVYLASCDDPMIANDAEALLMSYTKKIIKKPTALSH; from the coding sequence ATGTTAGATAACAAATGGAAAGCTATTTTAGGCTGGGGAGATCAAGAACTGGAAGAGTTACGCATTTCTGGTTACATATTTCTTCGCCAAGGACATTATCATAAAGCTATTCTTTTTTTCGAAGCCTTGGTGATTTTAGATCCATTAAGCATTTATGATTTCCAAACCCTCGGGGGATTATATTTGCAAATAGGAGAAAATGCCAAAGCTTTAGGAATTTTAGATCAAGCTTTACGTATGCAAGGAGACCATCTGCCCACACTATTAAACAAAACTAAAGCTCTCTTTTGCCTAAATCGTATTGATGAAGCCTCCGCGATAGCTGTCTACTTGGCATCTTGTGATGATCCTATGATTGCTAATGATGCTGAAGCTTTGCTTATGAGCTATACAAAAAAAATAATCAAAAAGCCCACAGCTCTTTCTCATTAA
- a CDS encoding UDP-N-acetylmuramoyl-L-alanyl-D-glutamate--2,6-diaminopimelate ligase: MNLKELLHNTKAKIYGKISSVEVRNLTRDSRNVGFGDIFIANKGKHCDGNEFSHLAIENGAVAVVSSIYNPFLPVVQIISSDLPQLEADLAAKYYGHPSQKLCVVGITGTNGKTTVSYLIKFLFDACDKPAGLIGTIEHILGNSRIQDGYTTPESCLLQKYLAEMVKSNLAAAVMEVSSIGIALDRLANVDFDVGVLTNITLDHLDFHSSFEEYKQAKLKLFSMLPSSGLAVVNNDLHYASQFIEATQAQSITYGIEQNADYQAANLRFSPFGTDFDLLYNGETFACSSPLIGQHNIYNVLAAIAVTHQRLSCDLQQLISAVANVEAPRGRLEPVFSGPCPIYIDYAHTPDALDNVCKTLQALLPQDGRLIVVFGCGGDRDQSKRKIMAQVVEKYGFAVVTTDNPRGEDPEIIINEICSGFLKRNFSIEIDRKQAITYALSIASDRDIVLVAGKGHETYQIFKHQTIAFDDKEIVLGVLSSYV; the protein is encoded by the coding sequence ATGAATTTAAAAGAACTCCTTCACAATACCAAAGCTAAAATTTATGGGAAAATTTCTTCTGTAGAGGTAAGAAATCTCACAAGGGATTCTCGCAATGTTGGATTTGGAGATATCTTTATAGCCAATAAAGGCAAGCACTGTGATGGTAATGAGTTTTCCCACTTAGCTATTGAAAACGGAGCTGTTGCTGTAGTTTCTTCTATCTATAATCCTTTTTTACCCGTTGTTCAAATTATTTCTTCCGATCTTCCTCAGCTTGAGGCGGATCTTGCAGCAAAATACTACGGTCATCCTTCACAAAAACTCTGTGTTGTTGGTATTACAGGCACCAATGGGAAAACTACAGTTTCCTATTTAATAAAATTTCTGTTTGATGCTTGCGACAAGCCTGCAGGTTTAATAGGTACTATTGAGCATATTCTGGGAAATAGTCGTATTCAAGATGGGTATACCACCCCTGAATCCTGTTTGTTACAAAAGTATTTAGCTGAGATGGTGAAGAGCAACCTTGCTGCTGCGGTTATGGAAGTATCTTCCATTGGTATTGCTTTAGACAGACTGGCTAACGTCGATTTTGATGTTGGCGTCTTAACTAACATCACTCTAGATCATTTAGATTTTCATTCTTCGTTTGAAGAGTATAAGCAAGCAAAGCTTAAGTTATTTTCGATGCTTCCTTCTTCAGGCCTAGCTGTAGTAAACAACGACTTACATTATGCTTCGCAGTTTATTGAGGCTACTCAAGCCCAATCTATTACCTATGGAATAGAGCAGAATGCGGATTATCAAGCTGCTAATTTGCGCTTTTCTCCTTTCGGAACGGATTTTGACTTGCTATATAATGGGGAAACCTTTGCATGTTCCTCACCCTTAATAGGACAGCATAACATTTATAATGTTCTTGCGGCTATTGCTGTCACTCACCAACGATTAAGCTGTGATTTACAACAACTGATCTCTGCTGTTGCCAATGTAGAAGCCCCTAGAGGGCGGTTAGAACCCGTATTTTCGGGCCCCTGTCCTATTTACATTGATTATGCTCATACCCCCGATGCCTTAGATAATGTATGCAAAACACTTCAGGCTCTACTTCCTCAAGATGGAAGACTTATAGTGGTCTTTGGGTGCGGAGGCGATCGAGATCAGAGCAAAAGAAAAATCATGGCTCAAGTAGTCGAGAAGTATGGATTTGCTGTTGTGACTACAGACAATCCTCGCGGCGAAGATCCAGAAATTATCATTAATGAAATTTGTTCGGGGTTTTTAAAAAGAAATTTTTCCATCGAAATCGACAGAAAACAAGCAATTACATATGCTTTGTCCATTGCCTCAGATAGGGATATAGTGTTAGTGGCAGGTAAAGGGCATGAGACGTACCAGATCTTTAAACATCAAACCATCGCTTTTGATGATAAGGAAATCGTGCTCGGGGTATTGTCGTCTTATGTTTAA
- a CDS encoding peptidoglycan D,D-transpeptidase FtsI family protein, whose translation MNHRKCLTMITCGVLLSYSFLIIRYYKIQICEEKRWAAEALGQHEFRVKDPFRRGTFFSQMNLRKGDPEQRQPLAVDITKFHLCLDAVAIPEEHRDVIAKKVFSLIGEGDYDKLRAEFDKKSRHRKLFLWLDRADHDRILSWWRGYASKSKIPSNALFFTTDYQRSYPFGKLLGQVLHTLREVKDEKTGKAFPTGGLEAYFNHILEGEPGERKFLRSPLNRLDLDKITKIPRDGSDIYLTVNPCIQTIAEEELEKGVKEAKAKGGSLILMNAYTGEILALAQYPFFNPSEYKEFFNDKEKIEHTKVTSVSDVFEPGSIMKPLTLAIALLANEEMVKRSGKPLFDPCEPIDVTRTIFPGRKQFPLKDISSNRRLNMYMAIQKSSNVYVAQLADLIVQHLGNQWYEDKLLLLGFGKKTGIELPAEASGLVPSPKRFHINGVPEWSLSTPYSLAMGYNILVTGVQMVKAYALFANGGYDVRPTLIKKIVTTSGKEYVLHPQVRGERVLSQDIVDEVLKATRFTTYPGGTGFRAAPKKHSSAGKTGTTEKLVNGKYDKHRHISSFIGITPIYPSEGISVPLVMLVSIDDPDHNVREDGTKNYMGGRCAAPVFGRVADRVLSYLGVPEDKEKYSYRSEVAFMQSLYEEWNRSGK comes from the coding sequence ATGAATCATCGTAAATGCTTGACCATGATTACCTGTGGAGTCCTGCTCTCCTATTCTTTCCTTATCATACGATATTATAAAATTCAGATTTGTGAGGAGAAGCGTTGGGCAGCAGAAGCTTTAGGACAACATGAATTTCGAGTAAAAGACCCTTTTCGTAGGGGGACTTTTTTTTCTCAGATGAATTTACGTAAAGGAGATCCTGAGCAACGACAACCTCTGGCTGTTGATATTACGAAATTTCATCTTTGTTTAGATGCTGTGGCTATTCCTGAAGAACACCGTGATGTTATTGCTAAGAAAGTTTTTAGTCTAATTGGTGAAGGTGATTATGACAAACTCCGTGCGGAGTTTGATAAAAAATCTCGACATCGGAAATTATTTCTTTGGTTGGATCGTGCGGATCATGACCGCATTCTGTCTTGGTGGCGGGGGTACGCATCAAAATCTAAAATACCCTCTAATGCTTTGTTTTTCACGACAGACTATCAAAGATCCTATCCTTTTGGCAAACTTTTAGGTCAAGTTCTTCATACTCTTAGAGAAGTAAAGGATGAGAAAACAGGAAAAGCTTTTCCTACAGGAGGTTTAGAAGCATATTTTAACCACATCCTTGAAGGAGAGCCTGGGGAACGAAAATTCCTACGTTCTCCTTTAAATCGTTTAGATCTAGATAAAATCACAAAGATTCCTAGGGATGGTTCTGATATTTATCTCACAGTAAATCCCTGTATACAAACTATAGCGGAAGAAGAATTGGAAAAAGGCGTAAAGGAAGCCAAAGCTAAGGGTGGGAGTCTGATTTTAATGAATGCTTATACAGGAGAGATTCTTGCTTTAGCACAGTATCCTTTCTTTAATCCTTCGGAATACAAGGAATTTTTCAATGATAAGGAAAAAATAGAGCACACAAAAGTGACATCAGTAAGTGATGTTTTTGAACCAGGCTCTATCATGAAACCTCTGACTCTTGCTATAGCGTTGCTTGCTAATGAAGAGATGGTGAAAAGATCTGGGAAGCCCTTATTTGATCCTTGTGAACCTATAGATGTTACCCGCACTATTTTCCCAGGAAGAAAGCAATTTCCTCTTAAGGATATCTCATCGAATCGGCGTTTAAATATGTACATGGCGATTCAAAAGTCTTCAAACGTTTATGTAGCTCAACTTGCTGATCTTATAGTGCAACATCTAGGGAACCAGTGGTATGAAGACAAGTTATTATTATTAGGGTTTGGTAAAAAGACGGGTATAGAATTGCCGGCGGAAGCTTCAGGATTAGTACCTTCACCCAAGCGTTTTCATATTAATGGGGTTCCCGAATGGTCTTTATCCACTCCTTATTCTCTTGCTATGGGTTATAATATCTTGGTTACGGGAGTTCAGATGGTTAAAGCATATGCCCTTTTTGCTAACGGTGGTTATGACGTGCGTCCTACTTTGATAAAAAAAATAGTCACTACTTCTGGAAAAGAATACGTTTTGCATCCACAAGTTCGTGGAGAAAGAGTTCTTTCTCAGGATATTGTTGATGAGGTATTGAAAGCTACACGTTTTACTACATATCCTGGAGGAACGGGATTTCGGGCTGCGCCTAAAAAGCATTCAAGTGCAGGGAAAACAGGAACAACAGAAAAGCTAGTTAATGGAAAGTATGATAAGCATCGTCATATTTCTTCATTTATAGGTATTACGCCCATATATCCATCGGAAGGGATTAGTGTTCCTTTGGTCATGCTGGTCTCTATAGATGATCCGGATCATAATGTTCGCGAGGATGGAACAAAGAACTATATGGGAGGAAGATGTGCAGCCCCTGTATTCGGAAGAGTTGCTGATCGTGTTTTATCCTATCTAGGGGTCCCTGAAGATAAAGAAAAATACAGTTATCGGAGTGAGGTTGCTTTTATGCAATCTTTGTATGAGGAATGGAATCGTTCCGGGAAATAG
- a CDS encoding N-acetylmuramoyl-L-alanine amidase family protein gives MFNRYTLLTLCVFGTALGGIAAESAPPQRVRRNEVIFIDPGHGGKDQGTASKDFHYEEKSLTLSLAFSVQSYLKRMGYKPVLTRTSDVYVDLGKRAALANQNKADIFVSIHCNYSSNTSAFGTEVYFYNGKNNVASRSRASEALAKDVLNAMQKNGALKNRGAKNGNFAVIRETTMPAILIETGFLSNPRERAALSDARYRMHIARGIAEGVHTFLTGPNFQKPSLASVKARKLSAKVN, from the coding sequence ATGTTTAATCGTTACACTTTACTCACTCTCTGTGTCTTCGGAACTGCTTTAGGAGGAATTGCAGCTGAAAGTGCGCCTCCACAGCGTGTGCGTCGTAATGAAGTGATTTTTATCGACCCAGGACACGGAGGTAAAGATCAAGGCACTGCAAGTAAAGATTTCCATTATGAGGAAAAGTCTCTAACCCTGTCTCTTGCGTTTTCAGTGCAGAGCTATCTCAAGAGAATGGGGTATAAGCCAGTTCTTACTCGAACATCTGATGTATATGTAGATCTTGGGAAAAGAGCGGCTTTAGCAAATCAAAACAAAGCTGATATTTTTGTCAGTATTCACTGTAATTATTCGTCTAACACGTCAGCCTTTGGTACTGAAGTATATTTTTATAATGGCAAAAATAATGTTGCTTCGAGAAGTCGTGCTTCGGAAGCTCTAGCTAAGGATGTCCTAAACGCTATGCAGAAAAACGGCGCATTGAAAAATCGGGGAGCGAAGAATGGAAATTTCGCTGTTATTCGAGAAACTACAATGCCTGCGATTTTAATTGAAACAGGATTCCTTTCAAACCCTAGAGAACGAGCTGCACTTTCGGATGCACGTTACCGAATGCATATAGCCAGAGGCATAGCCGAGGGCGTTCATACATTTCTTACTGGTCCTAACTTTCAGAAACCAAGTTTAGCGAGTGTAAAGGCCAGAAAACTTTCTGCAAAGGTGAATTAA
- a CDS encoding bactofilin family protein — translation MFRRTGKNPFEDVQTLYEEETPAHSNYSSYPRSERLDSPPNLFDSPKSPETRPLSSTYPLNEEGQKWIPVSSEVDSLLSFAEEPETTLGEGVTFKGELAFDRLLRIDGTFEGILVSNGKIIIGPKGCVKADIQLQEAIIEGAVEGNITVSGKLELRGEAIVKGDIQAGTLCVDEGVRLLGYVAIVGVNTESQKEKD, via the coding sequence ATGTTCCGTAGAACTGGAAAAAATCCCTTTGAAGATGTTCAAACGTTATATGAAGAAGAAACACCTGCTCATTCTAATTATTCTTCTTATCCTAGATCTGAGCGTTTAGATTCTCCTCCAAATCTTTTTGACTCTCCAAAATCTCCAGAAACACGCCCTTTGTCTTCTACCTACCCTCTAAATGAAGAAGGACAAAAATGGATCCCTGTATCTTCTGAAGTAGATTCTTTGCTCTCATTTGCTGAAGAACCTGAAACCACTTTAGGAGAGGGTGTAACATTTAAAGGTGAGTTAGCCTTTGATCGTTTGTTGCGTATTGATGGCACCTTTGAGGGTATTTTAGTTTCTAATGGGAAAATTATCATCGGCCCTAAAGGTTGCGTGAAAGCTGATATACAACTTCAAGAAGCAATTATCGAAGGTGCTGTCGAAGGTAATATTACAGTCAGCGGAAAATTAGAGCTCCGTGGTGAAGCTATAGTTAAAGGAGATATCCAAGCAGGGACTCTTTGCGTTGATGAAGGTGTACGTCTTTTAGGCTATGTAGCTATTGTGGGGGTTAACACAGAGTCTCAGAAAGAAAAAGACTAA
- the rsmH gene encoding 16S rRNA (cytosine(1402)-N(4))-methyltransferase RsmH has translation MSATPSHIPVLVNECLSLFANRNPKFFCDVTVGAGGHAEAFLSGYPSIVSYDASDRDIAALSVAKERLEKFGDRVHFHHASFEDLSKDSREQVYDGILADLGVSSMQLDNLSRGFSFQGDDHDLDMRMDVTQGITASEVLNTLREEELGKIFREYGEEPHWKNAARAVVHFRKRKKIITVRDLKEATSKVFPSYRLRKKIHPLTLIFQALRVYVNQEDVQLKVLLESAMRWLAPGGRLIIISFCSSEDRPVKWFFREAEKSGLGTILTKKVVMPTYEETRQNPRCRSAKLRCFEKKFL, from the coding sequence GTGTCTGCAACCCCTTCGCATATTCCGGTATTGGTAAATGAATGTTTATCTTTATTTGCTAATCGTAATCCAAAATTTTTCTGTGATGTTACTGTAGGAGCTGGAGGTCACGCTGAAGCTTTCCTCTCTGGATATCCTTCTATAGTTTCTTATGATGCATCTGATCGAGACATTGCGGCTTTGTCTGTTGCTAAGGAGCGTTTAGAAAAATTTGGCGATCGTGTTCATTTTCATCATGCATCATTTGAAGATCTTTCTAAAGATTCTAGGGAACAGGTTTATGATGGTATACTTGCCGATCTTGGAGTTTCCTCTATGCAATTAGATAATCTATCCCGAGGTTTTAGTTTTCAAGGAGACGATCATGATTTAGATATGCGCATGGATGTGACTCAGGGAATTACTGCAAGTGAGGTTTTAAATACGCTTCGTGAAGAAGAATTAGGGAAAATTTTTCGTGAATACGGAGAGGAACCCCATTGGAAAAACGCTGCTAGGGCTGTAGTACATTTTAGGAAACGCAAGAAGATAATTACGGTTAGAGATTTAAAAGAAGCAACATCAAAAGTTTTTCCTTCTTATCGTCTGCGAAAGAAAATTCATCCATTAACTTTGATTTTTCAAGCTTTACGGGTTTATGTAAATCAAGAAGACGTGCAATTGAAAGTATTGCTGGAGTCGGCTATGCGTTGGCTTGCTCCTGGAGGGCGTTTGATAATTATTTCGTTTTGTAGCTCCGAAGATCGCCCAGTAAAATGGTTTTTTAGAGAAGCTGAGAAATCCGGATTAGGAACAATTCTGACTAAGAAAGTTGTCATGCCTACATATGAAGAAACTAGGCAAAATCCTCGTTGTAGATCGGCAAAGCTCCGTTGTTTTGAAAAGAAATTTTTATGA
- a CDS encoding Na(+)-transporting NADH-quinone reductase subunit B, protein MLKRFVNSIWEICQKDKFQRFTPVADAIDTFCYEPIHQSSSPPFIRDAVDVKRWMMLVVIALFPATFLAIWNSGVQALVYGSGNAQLMESFLHISGFRSYLSFIFNDIGMFSVLWTGCKIFIPLLIISYSVGGACEVLFAVIRKHKIAEGLLVTGILYPLTLPPTIPYWMAALGIAFGVIVSKELFGGTGMNILNPALSGRAFLFFTFPAKMSGDVWVGSNPTHIKDSLLAMNSTAGKSIIDGFSQSTCLQTLNSTPPSVKRVHVDAIASNILHMTHVPTQNVIQSQFSIWTESHPGLMLDKLTLEQLQNFVTSPLSEGGLGLLPTQFDSAYAITDVIYGIGKFSSGNLFWGNIIGSLGETSTFACLLGAIFLVITGIASWRTMVSFGIGAFVTAWLFKIFSILIAGKHAAWAPAKFFIPAYRQLFLGGLAFGLVFMATDPVSSPTMKLAKWIYGLFIGFMTIIIRLINPAYPEGVMLAILLGNVFAPLLDYFAVRKYRRRRI, encoded by the coding sequence ATGCTTAAACGATTTGTTAATTCCATCTGGGAAATTTGTCAAAAAGACAAGTTTCAACGCTTTACTCCAGTTGCAGACGCTATTGATACGTTTTGCTACGAACCCATCCACCAATCTTCATCTCCACCATTCATTCGCGATGCTGTAGATGTTAAACGTTGGATGATGCTTGTTGTTATTGCACTCTTCCCAGCAACATTTTTAGCCATATGGAATTCTGGTGTTCAGGCTTTAGTCTATGGCTCGGGGAATGCCCAGCTCATGGAATCATTTTTACATATCTCAGGATTTCGCAGTTATCTCTCATTTATCTTTAATGACATAGGCATGTTTTCCGTTCTTTGGACGGGATGCAAAATTTTTATTCCCTTACTAATAATTAGCTATTCAGTGGGAGGAGCTTGTGAAGTACTCTTCGCGGTTATTAGAAAACATAAAATTGCTGAAGGACTACTCGTTACAGGGATCCTCTATCCTCTTACCTTACCTCCCACAATTCCTTATTGGATGGCCGCTTTAGGGATTGCTTTCGGCGTTATTGTTAGTAAAGAATTGTTCGGTGGGACAGGAATGAATATTCTCAATCCTGCACTATCAGGAAGAGCTTTTCTATTTTTTACATTTCCAGCAAAGATGAGCGGTGATGTTTGGGTAGGGAGCAACCCAACACACATTAAAGACAGCCTGCTTGCTATGAACTCAACAGCAGGAAAATCAATCATAGACGGCTTTTCACAATCTACCTGCCTACAAACATTAAACTCTACACCACCTTCTGTAAAAAGAGTCCATGTAGATGCTATAGCCTCTAACATTTTACACATGACACACGTCCCCACACAAAATGTCATACAATCACAATTTTCGATCTGGACAGAGTCTCATCCCGGATTGATGTTAGACAAGCTTACTTTAGAGCAACTACAAAACTTTGTAACCTCTCCATTAAGTGAAGGCGGTCTCGGCTTACTCCCAACGCAATTTGACTCAGCATACGCTATTACCGATGTGATCTATGGGATTGGGAAATTCTCTTCAGGGAACCTCTTCTGGGGGAACATTATCGGTTCTTTAGGAGAAACATCCACATTTGCCTGTTTACTCGGTGCTATATTTCTTGTTATTACAGGGATTGCCTCATGGAGAACAATGGTGTCTTTCGGTATAGGTGCTTTTGTCACCGCGTGGTTATTTAAGATTTTCAGTATTCTTATTGCTGGAAAACACGCAGCTTGGGCTCCTGCAAAATTCTTTATTCCAGCCTACCGCCAATTATTCTTAGGGGGTTTAGCCTTCGGTCTCGTATTCATGGCGACAGATCCTGTGTCATCACCAACCATGAAATTAGCAAAATGGATTTACGGATTATTCATTGGTTTTATGACCATAATTATCCGATTAATAAATCCTGCATATCCTGAAGGAGTTATGCTAGCCATTCTTCTTGGAAATGTATTTGCTCCTCTTCTTGATTACTTTGCTGTAAGAAAGTATAGACGAAGGAGAATTTAA
- a CDS encoding DUF5399 family protein, translating to MVEIFNYSTSVYEKHASNNKVVNDFRKEVHMESLTIRDVAKHAQILDMTPKPSALCSLMQTNKKTNWAFFSPPSNFYKQRFSTPYLAPSLGSPDQQDQDLEKISSYLKVLTRGKFSYQSRVNPLFSYKDQEESKEEEEEAADSEEDVIIQEGKVLLKAIDLGLKSSNIMIDYVISRIFQFVQG from the coding sequence ATGGTAGAAATTTTTAATTACAGTACTTCTGTTTACGAAAAACACGCGTCTAACAATAAAGTAGTGAATGATTTCCGTAAGGAAGTTCACATGGAAAGTTTGACGATCCGTGATGTGGCTAAGCACGCTCAAATTTTGGACATGACGCCAAAGCCCTCAGCCTTGTGCTCCCTTATGCAAACGAATAAGAAAACCAATTGGGCTTTCTTTTCACCCCCCAGCAACTTTTATAAACAGCGATTTTCCACTCCCTATTTAGCCCCTTCACTAGGATCTCCCGATCAGCAAGACCAGGATTTAGAGAAAATTTCTTCCTACTTAAAAGTACTGACCCGAGGAAAATTTTCTTATCAAAGTCGTGTCAATCCTTTATTTTCTTACAAAGATCAGGAAGAAAGTAAAGAAGAAGAAGAAGAAGCTGCTGATTCTGAAGAAGACGTAATCATTCAGGAAGGCAAAGTTTTACTTAAGGCTATTGATCTAGGATTGAAGTCTTCTAATATTATGATCGACTATGTTATTTCCCGTATTTTTCAATTTGTTCAAGGCTAA
- the dnaA gene encoding chromosomal replication initiator protein DnaA encodes MLTCSDCSTWEQFVDYVKTRCSKTAFENWISPIQIIEETQEKIRLEVPNIFVQNYLLDNYKQDLCSFVPLDAQGEPALEFVVAEIKKAPPQPIAPREQQETPIETFEESKDFELKLNTAYRFDNFIEGPSNQFVKSAAVGIAGRPGRSYNPLFIHGGVGLGKTHLLHAVGHYVRDHHKNLRVHCITTEAFINDLVQHLRLKSIDKMKNFYRSLDLLLVDDIQFLQNRQNFEEEFCNTFETLINLNKQIVITSDKPPGQLKLSERIIARMEWGLVAHVGIPDLETRVAILQHKAEQKGLHIPNDIAFYIADHIYGNVRQLEGAINKLTAYCRLFGKTLTESIVRDTLKELFRSPSKQKVSVESILKSVATVFQVKLQDLKGNSRSKELVLARQVAMYLAKTLITDSLVAIGAAFGKTHSTVLYACKTIEQKIEKDETLTRQISLCKNHIVG; translated from the coding sequence ATGTTAACCTGTAGCGATTGTAGTACTTGGGAACAGTTTGTGGATTATGTTAAGACACGTTGCTCTAAAACGGCTTTTGAAAACTGGATTTCTCCTATTCAAATTATAGAAGAAACACAAGAAAAGATCCGTTTAGAAGTTCCCAATATCTTTGTTCAAAACTACCTTCTTGATAATTATAAACAAGATCTGTGTTCTTTCGTTCCTCTTGATGCTCAAGGGGAGCCAGCTTTAGAGTTTGTCGTTGCGGAAATTAAAAAAGCCCCTCCGCAACCCATAGCCCCTCGAGAGCAGCAAGAAACCCCTATAGAAACTTTTGAAGAATCTAAAGACTTCGAACTAAAGTTAAACACGGCTTATCGTTTTGATAATTTCATAGAAGGACCTTCAAACCAATTTGTGAAATCCGCAGCTGTAGGTATTGCTGGCCGTCCGGGACGTTCGTATAATCCTCTGTTCATTCATGGAGGCGTAGGTCTAGGAAAAACACATCTTCTCCATGCTGTGGGTCACTATGTCAGGGATCATCACAAAAACCTGCGTGTTCACTGCATCACAACTGAAGCTTTTATTAATGATCTCGTGCAACATCTCAGATTGAAATCGATTGATAAAATGAAAAATTTTTATCGTTCGTTAGATCTACTTCTTGTCGATGACATCCAGTTTTTGCAAAACAGACAAAATTTCGAAGAAGAATTTTGCAATACCTTTGAGACATTAATTAATTTAAATAAACAAATTGTCATTACTAGTGATAAGCCTCCAGGACAATTAAAACTTTCTGAACGTATCATTGCTAGAATGGAATGGGGGTTAGTTGCTCACGTAGGCATTCCAGATTTAGAAACACGCGTAGCAATTTTACAGCATAAAGCAGAACAGAAAGGCTTACATATTCCTAATGACATCGCATTCTATATCGCAGATCATATCTATGGAAATGTACGCCAACTAGAAGGAGCTATTAATAAACTCACTGCTTATTGCCGTTTATTTGGGAAAACACTTACCGAAAGTATTGTTCGCGACACGTTAAAAGAACTTTTTCGCTCCCCTTCTAAACAAAAAGTTTCTGTAGAAAGCATATTAAAAAGTGTGGCCACAGTCTTTCAAGTAAAGCTCCAAGATCTTAAAGGTAACTCTCGTTCTAAAGAACTCGTTTTGGCCCGTCAAGTTGCTATGTACCTTGCGAAAACATTAATCACAGATTCTTTAGTTGCTATAGGTGCTGCTTTTGGGAAAACACATTCTACAGTACTTTATGCTTGCAAAACTATAGAACAAAAAATAGAAAAAGATGAAACTCTAACGCGTCAAATTAGTTTATGTAAAAACCATATTGTTGGGTAA
- a CDS encoding HU family DNA-binding protein, which produces MATMTKKKLISTISQDHKIHPNHVRTVIQNFLDKMTDALVKGDRLEFRDFGVLQVVERKPKVGRNPKNATVPIHIPARRAVKFTPGKRMKRLIETPSKHS; this is translated from the coding sequence ATGGCTACCATGACCAAGAAAAAACTGATCAGTACAATATCACAGGATCACAAGATTCACCCGAATCATGTGCGTACTGTAATCCAAAATTTTTTGGATAAAATGACAGATGCTCTAGTCAAAGGTGATAGGTTAGAGTTTAGAGATTTCGGCGTTTTACAGGTTGTAGAACGAAAACCTAAAGTAGGTCGTAATCCTAAAAACGCTACTGTTCCTATTCACATTCCTGCGAGACGTGCCGTCAAATTTACTCCAGGAAAAAGAATGAAACGTTTAATCGAAACTCCTTCGAAGCATTCCTAA